The proteins below are encoded in one region of Oryzias melastigma strain HK-1 linkage group LG9, ASM292280v2, whole genome shotgun sequence:
- the LOC112148447 gene encoding nuclear receptor subfamily 6 group A member 1-A isoform X2 has translation MDTWEDDAADQRTCLICGDRATGLHYGIISCEGCKGFFKRSICNKRVYRCNRDKNCEMSRKQRNRCQYCRLLKCLQMGMNRKAIREDGMPGGRNKSIGPVQITEEEIERIMSGQEFKEDVPEHTWGNNGDSDHSSPSNGASEGNQPSPASTLSSNRSAEMNGYTAALRDQYINTSMSTHYHLLPHLFSYAAQSGLLTPQPRSLYPQSHPLVLQLVAAEDLAPLTTPMLIEDGYKVTQVELFALLCRLADELLFRQISWIKKLPFFCELSIEDYTCLLSSTWQELILLSCLTIYSAQIFGDLADVTAKYTPSDDELQGFSEDGMEVMERLIYLYRKFNQLKISNEEYACMKAINFLNQDIRGLSNVSQLEQLNKRYWYVCQDYIEYKYPHQPKRFPEIMMCLPEIRYIAGKLVNVPLEQLPLLFKAVLHSCKSSLTSYRTGPPPGLTASSGN, from the exons ATGGATACATGGGAAG ATGATGCAGCTGACCAACGGACTTGCCTTATCTGTGGAGACCGAGCCACAGGCCTGCACTATGGCATCATCTCCTGCGAAGGCTGCAAAGGCTTTTTCAAGCGCAGCATCTGCAACAAGCGCGTGTACCGCTGCAACCGGGACAAGAACTGTGAGATGTCACGCAAGCAGCGCAACCGCTGCCAGTACTGCCGCCTGCTCAAGTGTCTGCAGATGGGGATGAACCGGAAAG CAATCAGAGAAGACGGCATGCCGGGAGGAAGGAACAAAAGCATCGGGCCTGTGCAG ATAACAGAGGAGGAGATAGAGCGGATCATGTCAGGGCAGGAGTTCAAGGAGGACGTCCCGGAGCACACTTGGGGCAACAACGGGGACAGTGACCACAGCTCTCCCAGCAATGGAGCCTCAGAGGGAAACCAACCATCACCTGCCTCCACTCTGTCATCCAA TCGCTCTGCAGAGATGaacggctacacagcagctcTGAGGGACCAGTACATCAACACTTCTATGTCCACACACTACCACCTCCTGCCTCACCTGTTCAGCTATGCTGCCCAGTCCGGCCTGCTAACCCCACAGCCCCGCAGCCTTTACCCACAGTCCCACCCTCTGGTGCTGCAGCTGGTCGCCGCAGAGGACTTGGCCCCCCTCACCACCCCCATGCTGATAGAGGACGG GTACAAGGTGACACAGGTGGAGCTGTTCGCCCTGCTGTGTCGCCTGGCAGATGAGCTGCTCTTCCGCCAGATCTCTTGGATCAAGAAGCTGCCATTCTTCTGCGAGCTCTCCATAGAGGACTACACCTGCCTGCTCAGCTCCACCTGGCAGGAGCTCATCCTGCTGTCCTGCCTCACCATCTACAGCGCCCAGATCTTTGGAGACCTGGCTGACGTCACGGCCAAGTACACCCCATCTGATGACGAGCTCCAGGG cttcagtgaggACGGCATGGAAGTGATGGAGAGGCTGATTTATCTCTATCGTAAGTTTAATCAGCTGAAGATCAGCAATGAGGAGTACGCCTGCATGAAAGCCATCAACTTCCTGAATCAAG ATATAAGAGGACTGTCCAACGTCTCTCAGCTCGAGCAGCTGAACAAGCGCTACTGGTACGTGTGTCAGGACTACATCGAGTACAAATACCCACACCAGCCCAAACGCTTTCCTGAGATAATGATGTGTCTGCCAGAGATCCGCTACATCGCAG GAAAGCTGGTGAATGTCCCACTTGAACAGCTTCCCCTTCTGTTCAAAGCAGTCTTGCACTCCTGCAAATCCAGCCTGACCAGCTACAGGACCGGCCCACCGCCCGGCCTGACCGCCTCCTCTGGAAACTAA
- the LOC112148447 gene encoding nuclear receptor subfamily 6 group A member 1 isoform X1 codes for MEIDKRTNGFDYPERNNAKSVNGFCGDHPIESEHNSSMDAVNESNLDDAADQRTCLICGDRATGLHYGIISCEGCKGFFKRSICNKRVYRCNRDKNCEMSRKQRNRCQYCRLLKCLQMGMNRKAIREDGMPGGRNKSIGPVQITEEEIERIMSGQEFKEDVPEHTWGNNGDSDHSSPSNGASEGNQPSPASTLSSNRSAEMNGYTAALRDQYINTSMSTHYHLLPHLFSYAAQSGLLTPQPRSLYPQSHPLVLQLVAAEDLAPLTTPMLIEDGYKVTQVELFALLCRLADELLFRQISWIKKLPFFCELSIEDYTCLLSSTWQELILLSCLTIYSAQIFGDLADVTAKYTPSDDELQGFSEDGMEVMERLIYLYRKFNQLKISNEEYACMKAINFLNQDIRGLSNVSQLEQLNKRYWYVCQDYIEYKYPHQPKRFPEIMMCLPEIRYIAGKLVNVPLEQLPLLFKAVLHSCKSSLTSYRTGPPPGLTASSGN; via the exons ATGATGCAGCTGACCAACGGACTTGCCTTATCTGTGGAGACCGAGCCACAGGCCTGCACTATGGCATCATCTCCTGCGAAGGCTGCAAAGGCTTTTTCAAGCGCAGCATCTGCAACAAGCGCGTGTACCGCTGCAACCGGGACAAGAACTGTGAGATGTCACGCAAGCAGCGCAACCGCTGCCAGTACTGCCGCCTGCTCAAGTGTCTGCAGATGGGGATGAACCGGAAAG CAATCAGAGAAGACGGCATGCCGGGAGGAAGGAACAAAAGCATCGGGCCTGTGCAG ATAACAGAGGAGGAGATAGAGCGGATCATGTCAGGGCAGGAGTTCAAGGAGGACGTCCCGGAGCACACTTGGGGCAACAACGGGGACAGTGACCACAGCTCTCCCAGCAATGGAGCCTCAGAGGGAAACCAACCATCACCTGCCTCCACTCTGTCATCCAA TCGCTCTGCAGAGATGaacggctacacagcagctcTGAGGGACCAGTACATCAACACTTCTATGTCCACACACTACCACCTCCTGCCTCACCTGTTCAGCTATGCTGCCCAGTCCGGCCTGCTAACCCCACAGCCCCGCAGCCTTTACCCACAGTCCCACCCTCTGGTGCTGCAGCTGGTCGCCGCAGAGGACTTGGCCCCCCTCACCACCCCCATGCTGATAGAGGACGG GTACAAGGTGACACAGGTGGAGCTGTTCGCCCTGCTGTGTCGCCTGGCAGATGAGCTGCTCTTCCGCCAGATCTCTTGGATCAAGAAGCTGCCATTCTTCTGCGAGCTCTCCATAGAGGACTACACCTGCCTGCTCAGCTCCACCTGGCAGGAGCTCATCCTGCTGTCCTGCCTCACCATCTACAGCGCCCAGATCTTTGGAGACCTGGCTGACGTCACGGCCAAGTACACCCCATCTGATGACGAGCTCCAGGG cttcagtgaggACGGCATGGAAGTGATGGAGAGGCTGATTTATCTCTATCGTAAGTTTAATCAGCTGAAGATCAGCAATGAGGAGTACGCCTGCATGAAAGCCATCAACTTCCTGAATCAAG ATATAAGAGGACTGTCCAACGTCTCTCAGCTCGAGCAGCTGAACAAGCGCTACTGGTACGTGTGTCAGGACTACATCGAGTACAAATACCCACACCAGCCCAAACGCTTTCCTGAGATAATGATGTGTCTGCCAGAGATCCGCTACATCGCAG GAAAGCTGGTGAATGTCCCACTTGAACAGCTTCCCCTTCTGTTCAAAGCAGTCTTGCACTCCTGCAAATCCAGCCTGACCAGCTACAGGACCGGCCCACCGCCCGGCCTGACCGCCTCCTCTGGAAACTAA